Below is a window of Shinella sp. PSBB067 DNA.
CGGCGGGGGCGGGCTCTTCCTGCTCGCCGGCCTGCTGCTCCTGTGGGACGTCACCGACGTCACGCAGCTCTCGCTGCTGATGTCCTTCGGCGATGAGGTGCGGGCGAGCCCCTTCTACCTGCCGCTGTTCTTCCTCATTCTCGGCGGCGCCTTCACCAAGTCGGCGCAGTTCCCGTTCCATTTCTGGCTGCCGAACGCCATGGAGGCGCCGACGCCGGTTTCCGCCTACCTGCATTCGGCGACCATGGTGAAGGCCGGCATCTATCTCCTGATGCGACTCAACCCGGTGCTCGGCGATACGCTGGCCTGGGAGACGATCCTGCCGGCCTTCGGCGGCCTGACGCTGCTCGTCGGCAGCGTGCTCGCCATCCGCCAGAGCGACCTCAAGCTGATGCTCGCCTATACGACGGTCGCCTCGCTCGGCCTCCTCGTGCTGCTGACCGGCTTCGGCTCGGAATATGCGGCGGCGGCCGCCGCGCTCTATCTCGTCGCCCATTCGCTCTTCAAGGGCGCGCTCTTCATGGTCGCCGGCATCGTCGACCACGAGACCGGCACGCGCGACATCACGAAACTGCGCGGGCTCGCCCGCGCCATGCCCGTCACCTATCTCGCCGCGCTCATCGCCGCGCTCTCCATGGCCGGCCTGCCGCCCTTCTTCGGCTTCCTCGCCAAGGAGGAGATCTATGTCGCGCTTTCCGGCGGCAATCTCCGCGCCATCGCCTTCACGCTGGCGGCCACCATCGGCAACGGCCTGATGTTCGCCGTCGCCTTCGCCGTGGCGCTGAAACCCTTCCTCGGCGCGCCCGTCGAAACACCGAAGAAGCCGCATGAAGGCCCCGTGCTGCTCTGGGCCGGCCCGATGCTTCTGGCGATCAAGGGGCTCACCATCGGCGTCTTCTCCGCCACCGCCCATGCGCTGCTGACCTCGCCGCTCGCCTCGGCCATCGCCGGCAAGCCGGAGGTCGTCACCATCTCGGCCGTGCCGCATTTCGGCATGCCGCTTCTCCTCTCCGCCATCACGGTCGCCTTCGGCGTCGTCGTCTTCCTGTCGCTCGACAAGGCCCGTGCCGCCGCGGACCGGCTGGTCGAGGATATCGGCTGGGGGCCGGACAGGGGCTTCGACCAGATGATGGCCGGGCTGGTGCGCGGCGCGTCGCTCGTCACGCGCCTCACCCAGCCGGGCCGGATGGAAATCTACATGACCGCGACCTTCGCGGCGGTCGCGCTGGCGCTCCTGGTGCCGCCCGCCGTCTATGGCGAATGGCCGCGCCTGCCGGTCTGGCCGGCCGGCATGCCGTTCCACGAGCTTGCGGTCGTCGTGCTCGCCGTCGTCGGCATCGGCGCGGTGCTGACGGCGAAGAGCCGCCTCACCGCCATCGTCGCCCTCGGCATCCAGGGTTTTTGCGTCGCGCTGCTCTTCCTGCTCTTCGGCGCGCCGGACCTTGCCTTCACCCAGTTCATGATCGAGACGCTTTCCGTCGTCATCCTCGCCCTCGTCATGACGCGCCTGCACCTGACGCCGCGCGACCACCGGCCGCTGAGGGAAAAGATCCCGGACGCCGCCATCGCCATCGCCTGCGGCCTCGGCTTCGCGCTCTATCTGCTGAAAGTCACGCAGGGCCGCTTCGACACGGCGCTCACCGATTTCTTCAACCTCTATTCCAAGACCATCGCCCACGGCGCCAATGTGGTGAACGTCATCATCGTCGATTTCCGCGGCACGGACACGCTCGGCGAGATCGCCGTCGTCATGGTGACGGGGCTGGCGATCCTGTCGATCATCCGCATCCGCAAGGGCGGCAGGGCGAGGGGGGACGCATGATGGTGCGTCTGCACGTTCCTATGGCCTCCCGGTCATCTTCCCTGCAAGGCGGGGAGGGCGCGTTGCGCACCGCGTTGCCACATCTTCCTTCTCCCAGCCCGCGGGGGGAAGGTACCGGCAGGCGGATGAGGGGCGGGCGGGCAACGCTCCCGCAGCCATCGAGGCTCATCGGTCGGCGCTGCCCCTCATCCCGCTGCCGCGACCTTCTCCCCGCAGGCGGGGAGAAGGGGCTGGGCGCGGGGCTTTCCGTTTCCAGGCTGCGCTCCTGCCTGGGCGGGAAGGCGTTCAGGCACACCGCCCCCGGAGGCGCCCGCCCATGAACACCCTCATCTTCCGCACCGTCGCCCCGTTCCTCACCGCCCTCATGGTGCTCTTCTCGATATTCGTGCTGCTGCGCGGCCACAACGAGCCGGGCGGCGGCTTCATCGGCGGGCTGATCGCGGTGTCGGCGCTGGCGATCTTCGGCATCGCCAACGGCATTGCGGCCGTGCGCAGCGCGCTGTGG
It encodes the following:
- a CDS encoding putative monovalent cation/H+ antiporter subunit A; its protein translation is MAPDAMGLTFVAFCLPFLGALVAPALTRLLGHNAAWPLALVPLAVFLHFLGFNGEVARGEIVTGGYAWVPSYNVSFSWLIDGLSLAFLLLISGIGTLIVLYAGGYLKGHPHQGRFFSFILMFMGSMLGLVASDSFLMLFVFWELTSITSFLLIGFDHTRAAARRAALQALVVTGGGGLFLLAGLLLLWDVTDVTQLSLLMSFGDEVRASPFYLPLFFLILGGAFTKSAQFPFHFWLPNAMEAPTPVSAYLHSATMVKAGIYLLMRLNPVLGDTLAWETILPAFGGLTLLVGSVLAIRQSDLKLMLAYTTVASLGLLVLLTGFGSEYAAAAAALYLVAHSLFKGALFMVAGIVDHETGTRDITKLRGLARAMPVTYLAALIAALSMAGLPPFFGFLAKEEIYVALSGGNLRAIAFTLAATIGNGLMFAVAFAVALKPFLGAPVETPKKPHEGPVLLWAGPMLLAIKGLTIGVFSATAHALLTSPLASAIAGKPEVVTISAVPHFGMPLLLSAITVAFGVVVFLSLDKARAAADRLVEDIGWGPDRGFDQMMAGLVRGASLVTRLTQPGRMEIYMTATFAAVALALLVPPAVYGEWPRLPVWPAGMPFHELAVVVLAVVGIGAVLTAKSRLTAIVALGIQGFCVALLFLLFGAPDLAFTQFMIETLSVVILALVMTRLHLTPRDHRPLREKIPDAAIAIACGLGFALYLLKVTQGRFDTALTDFFNLYSKTIAHGANVVNVIIVDFRGTDTLGEIAVVMVTGLAILSIIRIRKGGRARGDA